In the genome of Pichia kudriavzevii chromosome 4, complete sequence, one region contains:
- a CDS encoding uncharacterized protein (PKUD0D01470; similar to Saccharomyces cerevisiae YPR185W (ATG13); ancestral locus Anc_7.542): protein MASQPGVKQRWLTDREADGLARIIRNFFMKASSVIVNVRSQNAYTHQLEKEKELSPYLSDVEHNNSFDVNHDIKFKSNVFANPKSTVSSAEKTSYSSSHVRTQSQKDMWFNLETSASDVLLNFDFHPWEIRDITLLPPMIIETVLDLTGISEFIQLYLEDNIITTKKKSEIVLERWLIKLDLNNYDNELIDLPLIYKNLIVLFRCLYTLIGLLPASKLTESNLQDRVKLKILNGSKAITSKGRFGLSRPLVSNKPEVDIVESKDLLPVLTPIGSLDLSVSYRKNCNFRLYENINIDAIDKSETHNYESQKAALVNSKFKASNTSINSLNMKRRSSARPGVGFRSRSMTSSISISPPVAPLASNLILGTYPIPVKRNDSSSSVHFYHNNSGDKIEQLQHGLMTSPIPGKAPSSVGSKLRNSGSRNNSLEGKLTTTANNVAAPYNPILHHFKTKNKNIMSSSSDIEINNSISLNDDLNNFMKLLESKPDLRISNNSSSIYEDSLSNFKDLKKNNDLFIDSSLKDSFAYSRSISSSTSPSKPPPLVGDQNTLDSTVKLLLDSKHSQNQTQSFQQSQSELHQQTQKQQMGNSGQSHKIRTYSRSSRGSKGSHGSRDSRGSIGLIHHPSSPKSGGITIAGIGATPNQSVHSVLKASATSESFDTVAQAPYSLQMERGVSLPSFSPPIDYDKNFKVASNAASSVSPTTSHLTQHMALSSSMGRAQSLLRNLSGQSQTSFNSGLRGRAGSGSSVTGSQLRSILQNSLNNDAISSRSSRKYSSSDASGKMTPQQLKDISYKQDVFTSDDDGDGIDDMTDDSKSRKGSTARTRSKRAESLSNVLNNLKNMQRRQSMVVKGTVCDVEEEDEEGGHLLYLDDEGGNNQEGKEEEEEEEEDDGLLFEMSDMPLSRDL, encoded by the coding sequence ATGGCGTCTCAACCTGGTGTGAAACAAAGGTGGCTCACAGACAGGGAGGCTGATGGATTGGCACGGATAATCCGTAACTTCTTCATGAAGGCTTCTTCAGTGATAGTGAATGTTCGATCACAGAACGCCTATACCCAtcaattggagaaggaaaaagagCTGTCTCCATATCTATCAGATGTGGAACATAACAATTCCTTTGACGTTAATCATGATATTAAATTTAAAAGCAATGTTTTTGCCAACCCCAAATCTACCGTCTCTTCAGCAGAGAAGACCAGCTATAGTTCCAGCCATGTACGAACACAATCGCAAAAGGATATGTGGttcaatttggaaacatCAGCAAGTGACGTTCTTTTAAACTTTGATTTCCATCCCTGGGAGATACGTGACATCACACTACTACCTCCCATGATTATCGAAACCGTACTTGACTTAACGGGAATATCCGAATTTATCCAGCTTTATCTTGAAGACAATATTATTAccacaaagaaaaaatccGAGATTGTTCTAGAGAGGTGGCTAATAAAGCTAGACTTAAATAATTATGAcaatgaattgattgatttgcCACTGATATACAAAAACTTGATAGTTTTGTTTAGATGTCTTTACACACTCATAGGTTTATTACCAGCTTCTAAATTGACCGAGTCAAATCTACAGGATCGTGTCAAACTGAAAATCCTCAATGGCTCTAAAGCAATAACGTCCAAAGGACGCTTTGGATTGAGTCGACCTTTGGTTAGCAACAAGCCGGAAGttgacattgttgaatctAAAGACCTCTTACCGGTCCTAACGCCAATCGGATCTCTAGATTTGTCTGTTTCTTACAGAAAGAATTGCAACTTCCGTCTATACGAGAACATCAATATAGATGCTATCGATAAATCAGAAACACATAATTATGAGTCACAGAAGGCTGCACTTGTAAATTCCAAGTTTAAGGCTTCCAATACTTCCATTAATAGCTTGAAcatgaaaagaagaagttcGGCAAGGCCGGGGGTGGGATTCAGGTCCAGATCTATGActtcttccatttccatATCTCCTCCAGTTGCACCATTAGCTTCCAATCTAATACTAGGAACATATCCTATACCGGTCAAGCGTAACGATTCCAGTTCCAGTGTCCATTTTTATCACAATAATAGTGGTGATAAAATTGAGCAACTCCAACATGGTTTGATGACGTCCCCGATACCGGGAAAAGCTCCTTCATCAGTGGGATCCAAACTCAGAAACAGTGGGAGTAGGAATAACAGTTTGGAAGGTAAGTTAACAACGACTGCTAATAACGTTGCTGCTCCGTATAACCCGATCCTTCACCATTTTAAGACTAAGAATAAAAACATTATGTCTTCATCCTCTGATATCGAAATAAAtaattcaatttctttaaatgatgatttgaacAACTTTATGAAACTGCTAGAATCAAAACCAGATTTACGGATCTCAaacaattcttcttcaatataCGAAGACAGTCTAAGTAATTTTAAGgatctgaagaaaaacaacgATTTATTTATTGACTCGTCTCTAAAAGATAGCTTTGCCTATTCAAGgtctatttcttcttcaacctccCCCTCAAAACCTCCCCCTTTGGTTGGTGATCAGAACACACTGGACTCCACTGTAAAGTTGTTGCTGGATTCCAAACATTcacaaaatcaaacacaAAGCTTCCAACAAAGCCAATCAGAGCTACATCAACAAACGCAAAAGCAACAGATGGGTAACTCGGGTCAGTCACATAAGATTCGTACCTACAGTCGAAGCAGCAGAGGCAGTAAGGGAAGCCACGGCAGCAGGGACAGCAGAGGAAGCATTGGCTTGATCCATCATCCATCATCTCCTAAGTCAGGAGGAATTACAATTGCAGGAATCGGTGCTACTCCCAATCAGTCAGTGCATTCTGTTTTAAAGGCAAGCGCAACATCCGAAAGTTTTGATACTGTCGCCCAAGCACCATATTCCCTACAGATGGAAAGAGGTGTTTCGTTACCATCATTTTCTCCTCCTATAGATTATGATAAGAACTTTAAAGTTGCTTCTAATGCAGCATCATCAGTTTCACCCACGACTTCACATTTGACCCAGCACATGGCGCTTTCGTCGTCAATGGGTAGAGCCCAATCTCTTTTAAGAAACCTCAGTGGTCAATCTCAGACAAGTTTTAATAGTGGACTCCGGGGAAGAGCAGGATCCGGTAGTTCGGTTACTGGTAGCCAGCTTCGATctattcttcaaaacagCTTGAATAATGACGCAATTTCGTCTAGATCTAGTCGTAAGTACAGCAGTAGTGATGCAAGCGGGAAGATGACACCACAACAACTGAAGGATATTTCTTACAAACAGGATGTTTTTAcaagtgatgatgatggtgatggtatCGATGATATGACGGACGATAGCAAGTCCCGTAAAGGTTCAACTGCCCGCACAAGGAGTAAACGTGCGGAATCATTAAGCAACGTGTTGAATAATCTAAAAAATATGCAGAGAAGACAAAGTATGGTCGTAAAGGGTACCGTTTGTGATgtcgaagaagaagatgaggaGGGTGGGCATCTTCTCTATCTGGATGACGAAGGTGGCAATAatcaagaaggaaaagaagaagaagaagaagaagaagaagatgacgGCCTGTTGTTTGAAATGAGCGACATGCCTTTGTCTAGAGACTTATGA
- a CDS encoding uncharacterized protein (PKUD0D01460; similar to Saccharomyces cerevisiae YPR190C (RPC82); ancestral locus Anc_7.547) produces MSTTKKAVKIPSELPITAKTQSPLCFLHSEILRAYIGEQGAYVYSVLHSRRKQTIGELSKKTGLSIGSLKKLLTVLIQLGCAVYIKNERTGAVSYAHNEEGCWKLTFADDIVRHIREKFGDNHAGVMQNVLLGGHVTIGSYVKEIELKSEIEMVEQSFLDLIEDGWLIHVKGMDFTTLSENFANCVRLANREFMENSSQYTRSDDMGMGGGGGNPRFKSAGLSQLKKTMIIKDIAKEKFLKLYYDNSGKEQLYRVGISNNKRSEGSSMTTLFSDDEDADEQVDDGSKKLKRINGNIPLSVSFERYLKYSRDTHLVSISRHRIGNVSAMVYEVVLDRIEKSTRDMRNVEHIVDRLVADASVGAGSAGSSTSGYDPSTAQDLKKRLELADQQKGMNFGAADILKALSLTKRYELTKDDLLGTIMDNEEDDDVQNSRKRKLEESEANGYKKSKLSKLAAQIKTFDEDEDEEEDADGKNNQDNGFDINGSSSETAELLKLILHHLKLLTTDTKLSFLIETTPGQFYVPFTVLQQQLSTYHKKQLIKCILGNASLRVYNCIESKRLAEEKTIAKSVLMKEGDVRRVIATLTRFGLIEIQEIPRTTDRSAMRSIFAFKLNRTLRSSRMLANCLLFNAGEVLSGVEERKDENKILLAKLSRTDVKGHESELLLPSELEQLNMISSANRADMARLQRLRHMGVLFWFTETV; encoded by the coding sequence ATGTCCACAACTAAAAAGGCCGTAAAAATACCATCGGAGCTACCGATAACAGCCAAGACACAATCACCACTCTGTTTCCTACATTCTGAAATACTGCGAGCTTATATTGGCGAACAAGGTGCTTATGTTTACTCTGTTTTGCATTCACGCCGTAAGCAAACTATAGGGGAACTTTCTAAAAAAACTGGGTTGTCTATAGGAAGTTTAAAAAAGTTGTTAACTGTTTTAATACAACTAGGATGTGCTGTGTATATTAAGAATGAAAGGACAGGTGCAGTTTCTTATGCACATAACGAAGAAGGATGTTGGAAATTGACCTTTGCAGATGACATTGTTCGTCATATTCGTGAGAAGTTTGGTGACAACCATGCCGGTGTAATGCAGAATGTCCTATTAGGGGGACATGTTACAATTGGTTCTTATGTTAAAGAGATTGAACTCAAAAGTGAAATCGAGATGGTTGAGCAATCATTTCTGGATTTAATTGAGGATGGATGGCTAATTCATGTTAAGGGGATGGATTTCACAACTTTGAGTGAGAACTTTGCCAACTGTGTTCGCCTAGCAAACAGAGAGTTTATGGAAAACAGTAGTCAGTACACAAGAAGTGATGATATGGGAATGGGTGGCGGTGGTGGTAATCCTAGATTCAAGAGTGCAGGTTTGTCGCAGCTAAAGAAAACTATGATTATCAAGGATATtgccaaagaaaaatttttgaagCTGTATTATGATAACAGTGGTAAAGAACAACTATATCGTGTTGGCATAagtaataataaaagaagCGAAGGAAGCTCCATGACTACATTGTTTAGTGACGACGAAGACGCTGACGAACAGGTTGATGATGGAtccaaaaaattgaaaagaatcAATGGGAATATTCCATTGAGTGTTtcatttgaaagatatcTAAAATATAGCAGGGACACACACTTGGTGTCCATTAGTAGACATAGGATTGGAAATGTATCTGCCATGGTTTATGAAGTTGTGCTAGACAGAATTGAGAAAAGTACACGTGATATGCGAAATGTTGAGCATATTGTGGATAGGTTAGTTGCCGATGCTAGTGTTGGTGCTGGATCAGCAGGTAGCTCCACATCTGGTTACGATCCTAGTACTGCtcaagatttgaagaagagacTCGAGTTAGCTGATCAACAGAAAGGTATGAACTTTGGTGCGGCAGATATTTTGAAGGCACTTTCATTAACAAAAAGATACGAGCTAACTAAAGATGATTTACTTGGCACAATCATGGATAACGAAGAGGATGACGATGTTCAGAACAGTCGGAAGAGAAAACTAGAAGAATCAGAAGCTAATGGATATAAAAAATCTAAATTGAGTAAACTAGCAGctcaaatcaaaacatttgatgaagatgaagacgaagaagaggatgctgatggaaaaaacaaCCAAGATAATGGTTTTGATATTAATGGGTCCTCAAGTGAGACAGCGGAACTGCTAAAGCTAATTTTACACCATTTGAAACTATTAACGACCGACACAAAACTGAGTTTTTTGATAGAGACAACCCCGGGACAATTTTATGTCCCCTTCACAgttcttcaacagcagTTATCAACCTATCATAAGAAGCAGTTGATTAAATGCATATTAGGCAACGCATCATTGCGTGTGTACAATTGCATTGAAAGCAAGAGGCTAGCGGAGGAGAAAACCATTGCAAAGAGCGTATTAATGAAGGAGGGAGATGTGCGTCGTGTTATAGCAACTCTTACACGGTTTGGCCTCATTGAGATCCAAGAGATCCCTCGTACAACTGATAGAAGTGCAATGCGTAGTATTTTTGCTTTTAAATTAAATCGCACATTGAGAAGCTCAAGGATGTTGGCAAATTGTTTGCTCTTCAATGCAGGCGAGGTTCTGTCAGGGGTGGAAGAACGTAAGGATGAAAACAAGATTCTCTTGGCTAAGTTAAGCAGAACTGATGTCAAAGGACACGAATCAGAACTGCTTCTACCTAGTGAACTGGAACAGCTAAACATGATCTCATCTGCGAACCGTGCAGACATGGCACGGCTGCAGAGACTTCGCCATATGGGTGTTCTCTTTTGGTTTACAGAGACTGTGTAG
- a CDS encoding uncharacterized protein (PKUD0D01450; similar to Saccharomyces cerevisiae YPR191W (QCR2); ancestral locus Anc_7.548), translating to MFSKSVRHFSTSAARAVSIKTVPGSAESVSTLRVSIKNAGSKSAPAGLAHLLATSTFLDTPEKSALRLKREAELVGGEYSAEVTRDALVLKATFLKESLPFFVNSLASTVAQSSFKPHQLAEIAAPFASFVHQTKTACPKFKALEELHAVTYRSGLGLPLYFDGSKTFEVSDIATFAKSAFQSENVEIVGENVESADLEKFVSESAFATLPTGNTVVAQKQQTFSGAESRIRQAGKTSAVIGFAVEDADAFELVAAGLLSNLPESITASVESKVLSYEGSNLFYFAVTSTNAAEVAQFITTAAKDLKSVDFSKYSKLASALAEKEVASKQVSVPNDYNLVVVGDIDAVPLKSEL from the coding sequence atgttttccaaatctgTTAGACACTTTTCTACTTCTGCAGCACGTGCAGTTTCTATCAAAACCGTTCCAGGTTCCGCAGAATCTGTCTCCACTCTCAGAGTTTCCATTAAGAATGCAGGTTCCAAGAGTGCACCTGCTGGTTTGGCACACTTATTAGCCACTTCTACCTTCCTTGATACTCCAGAAAAATCTGCACTTAGATTAAAGCGTGAAGCCGAATTAGTTGGTGGTGAATATTCTGCAGAAGTTACAAGAGATGCACTAGTTTTAAAGGCAACTTTCTTGAAGGAATCCTTACCATTCTTTGTCAATTCGTTGGCATCAACTGTTGCACAATCTTCTTTCAAACCACACCAATTGGCAGAAATTGCGGCACCTTTTGCTTCATTTGTCCATCAAACCAAGACTGCTTGTCCAAAGTTCAAAGCCTTAGAAGAATTACATGCAGTTACTTACAGATCCGGTTTAGGTTTACCACTATATTTCGATGGATCCAAGACTTTTGAAGTTAGCGATATTGCTACTTTTGCAAAATCTGCTTTCCAATCCGAAAAcgttgaaattgttggtgAAAACGTTGAATCTGCAGACCTTGAGAAATTCGTCTCTGAATCTGCATTTGCAACCCTACCAACAGGCAACACTGTTGTTGCACAAAAGCAACAAACTTTCTCTGGTGCTGAATCTAGAATTAGACAAGCAGGTAAGACTTCTGCCGTTATCGGTTTTGCTGTTGAAGATGCTGATGCTTTTGAATTAGTTGCAGCAGGTTTATTATCCAACCTCCCAGAATCTATTACTGCATCCGTTGAATCAAAGGTTTTATCTTATGAAGGTTCTAACTTATTCTATTTCGCAGTCACTTCTACTAACGCTGCTGAAGTTGCACAATTCATCACCACTGCGGCAAAAGATCTAAAGAGTGTTGATTTCTCTAAATACTCCAAGCTAGCATCCGCATTAGCAGAAAAGGAGG